One region of Pseudomonas glycinae genomic DNA includes:
- a CDS encoding rhodanese-like domain-containing protein: MPSLVREIPAAPSAIALMHFSNRLTFETDCSDVFSSQQAGEIDFVLVDVRGPLAFERGHVPGAINIPGRLLTAEGLANYPKNTLFVVYCAGPHCNGANKAAVKLAALGYPVKEMIGGVTGWLDEGFQLSVTAPRVATAPIACDC, translated from the coding sequence ATGCCCAGCCTGGTTCGTGAAATTCCTGCCGCCCCTTCGGCCATTGCCCTGATGCATTTCAGCAACCGTCTGACCTTTGAAACCGATTGTTCCGACGTCTTCAGCAGCCAGCAAGCTGGCGAGATCGATTTTGTGCTGGTCGATGTGCGCGGGCCGCTGGCTTTCGAGCGTGGTCATGTGCCAGGGGCGATCAACATTCCGGGGCGTTTGCTGACGGCGGAAGGGCTGGCGAACTACCCGAAAAACACACTGTTCGTGGTTTATTGCGCCGGTCCCCACTGCAATGGCGCCAACAAGGCCGCGGTGAAGCTGGCGGCGCTGGGTTATCCGGTCAAAGAGATGATCGGCGGGGTGACCGGTTGGCTGGATGAAGGCTTTCAGTTGAGCGTAACGGCACCGCGCGTCGCCACTGCCCCGATCGCTTGCGATTGTTGA
- a CDS encoding chalcone isomerase family protein, with product MSNTPKLLRGCCGIGLWALLLTPTWASWQDAVPGAQIIGTGDFSVFGFDVYNARLWSAARPLADGQPFALELIYRRSISRDDLVKASVDEIKRLAGSSLSPVKLAVWQTQMQQSFVDVQAGTRITGVYLPGQGARFFVGQQLQHEINDPQFARAFFDIWLDPRTRSPELRQQLLGDAKP from the coding sequence ATGAGCAATACACCGAAGTTGTTGCGTGGATGCTGCGGTATCGGCTTGTGGGCCTTGCTGCTGACACCGACCTGGGCCAGCTGGCAGGACGCAGTCCCCGGCGCGCAAATCATCGGCACCGGCGATTTCAGCGTGTTCGGCTTCGACGTCTACAACGCCCGGTTGTGGAGCGCGGCGCGACCGCTGGCCGACGGCCAACCCTTTGCCCTTGAGCTGATCTACCGACGCTCCATTTCCCGCGACGATCTGGTGAAGGCCAGCGTCGACGAGATCAAGCGTCTGGCCGGTTCCTCCCTCAGCCCGGTGAAATTGGCCGTGTGGCAAACCCAGATGCAGCAATCATTTGTCGACGTGCAGGCCGGTACGCGGATCACCGGAGTGTATTTGCCGGGCCAAGGTGCGCGGTTCTTTGTCGGGCAGCAGTTGCAGCATGAAATTAATGATCCGCAGTTTGCCCGGGCATTTTTTGACATCTGGCTTGACCCGCGAACTCGCAGTCCCGAGCTGCGCCAGCAATTGCTGGGCGACGCCAAACCCTGA
- a CDS encoding succinylglutamate desuccinylase/aspartoacylase family protein, with the protein MQRIDHLLPWNHLGSERSLSVFRYGAGPRKVYIQASLHADELPGMRTAWELKKRLAELESNGQLQGVIELVPVANPIGLDQHLQGSHMGRFELGSGKNFNRSFVELSAPVAERIGSQLGGDAQANIALIRQAMGQVLDELPAPASQLEALHRLLLRHACEADITLDLHCDFDAAIHIYALPQHWPQWQSLAARLKAGVALLCEDSGGSSFDESCSSPWLRLARAFPNAAIPPANLATTLELGSMGDTRVDQAQANCEAILGFLAEQGFISGEWPKAPEECCEGMPFEGTEYLFAPHHGVVSFLRDAGEWVERGEALFEVVDPLNDRVTTVRAGTSGVLFAIDRGRYTQPGIWQAKVAGREPIRVGKLIND; encoded by the coding sequence ATGCAACGCATCGATCATCTTCTGCCCTGGAACCACCTGGGCAGCGAACGTTCCCTGAGCGTGTTCCGTTACGGCGCCGGCCCGCGCAAGGTCTACATCCAGGCCAGCCTGCACGCCGATGAACTGCCGGGCATGCGCACCGCGTGGGAACTGAAAAAACGCCTGGCCGAGCTGGAAAGCAACGGTCAGTTGCAAGGCGTGATCGAACTGGTGCCGGTGGCCAACCCGATCGGCCTCGATCAGCATCTGCAAGGCAGTCACATGGGCCGTTTCGAACTGGGCAGCGGCAAGAACTTCAACCGCTCCTTCGTCGAACTCAGTGCGCCGGTGGCCGAGCGCATCGGGAGTCAGTTGGGCGGTGATGCCCAAGCCAACATCGCGCTGATCCGCCAGGCCATGGGCCAGGTCCTCGACGAACTGCCAGCCCCGGCCTCGCAACTGGAAGCGCTGCACCGCCTGTTGCTGCGCCACGCCTGCGAGGCCGACATCACCCTCGACCTGCATTGCGATTTCGACGCCGCGATTCACATTTACGCACTGCCGCAGCACTGGCCACAGTGGCAGTCCCTCGCTGCACGCCTGAAGGCTGGCGTGGCGCTGTTGTGTGAAGACTCCGGCGGCAGTTCGTTCGATGAATCCTGCTCCTCGCCGTGGTTGCGCCTGGCCCGGGCCTTCCCGAACGCGGCGATTCCACCGGCCAACCTCGCCACCACCCTGGAGCTGGGCAGCATGGGCGACACCCGCGTCGATCAGGCTCAGGCCAACTGCGAGGCGATCCTGGGCTTCCTGGCCGAGCAGGGCTTTATCAGCGGTGAATGGCCGAAAGCACCGGAGGAATGCTGCGAAGGCATGCCGTTCGAAGGCACCGAATACCTGTTCGCCCCGCACCATGGCGTGGTGAGTTTCCTGCGCGATGCCGGCGAGTGGGTCGAGCGCGGTGAAGCGCTGTTCGAAGTGGTCGATCCGTTGAATGACCGCGTGACCACCGTGCGCGCCGGCACCAGTGGCGTGCTGTTCGCCATCGATCGCGGCCGCTACACCCAGCCGGGCATCTGGCAGGCGAAGGTGGCGGGGCGTGAGCCGATTCGAGTCGGGAAGCTGATCAACGACTGA
- a CDS encoding Nramp family divalent metal transporter — protein sequence MAGSVPVDPNASFFKRVLRFAGPGLLVSIGYMDPGNWATAIEAGSRFGYSLLFVVLLASLAGMVVQCLCSRLGIATGRDLAQLSRERYSTPTARLQWVLAEISIIATDLAEVLGCALAFHLLLGCSLTFGIALTAFDTLLVLALQNRGFRRLEAIMLVLVGTIGACFFVELLLIKPYWPDVAQGFKPSLSAISDAAPLYLAIGILGATVMPHNLYLHTSIVQTRLIGKDLASKQDAVKLARIDTIGSLALALLVNAAILILAAAAFHQSGHTDVVDIQDAYHLLDPLVGGALASVLFGVALLASGQSSTFTGTIAGQVIMEGYLNLRIPCWQRRLITRGLALIPAFIGVWLMGDGAVGKLLVLSQVVLSLQLPFALYPLIRMTNDKQLMGPFVNRLPTKVLAWGLFVLISGANAWLILQLAA from the coding sequence GTGGCCGGCAGTGTCCCGGTCGATCCCAACGCCTCGTTCTTCAAACGCGTGCTGCGCTTTGCCGGCCCCGGTTTGCTGGTGTCGATCGGATACATGGATCCGGGCAACTGGGCCACTGCCATCGAGGCCGGTTCGCGTTTCGGTTACAGCCTGTTGTTCGTGGTGTTGCTGGCGAGTCTGGCGGGCATGGTCGTGCAATGCCTGTGCTCGCGGCTGGGCATCGCCACCGGTCGCGATCTGGCGCAGCTTTCCCGCGAACGCTACAGCACCCCGACGGCGCGGCTGCAATGGGTGCTGGCGGAAATCTCGATCATCGCCACTGACCTGGCAGAAGTGCTCGGCTGCGCGCTGGCGTTTCACTTGCTGCTCGGTTGTTCGCTGACGTTCGGTATCGCTCTGACCGCATTCGATACGCTGCTGGTGCTGGCCCTGCAAAATCGTGGTTTCCGCCGGCTGGAAGCGATCATGCTGGTGCTGGTGGGGACCATCGGCGCGTGCTTCTTTGTTGAATTGCTGTTGATCAAACCGTACTGGCCGGACGTCGCCCAAGGCTTCAAACCGTCGCTGTCGGCGATCAGCGATGCTGCGCCGTTGTACCTGGCTATCGGCATCCTCGGTGCCACGGTGATGCCGCACAACCTGTACTTGCACACTTCGATCGTGCAGACGCGGCTGATCGGCAAGGATCTGGCCAGCAAGCAGGACGCAGTGAAGCTGGCGCGCATCGACACCATCGGTTCGCTGGCGCTGGCGTTGCTGGTCAACGCGGCGATCCTGATACTCGCGGCGGCCGCTTTTCATCAGTCCGGGCACACCGACGTGGTCGACATCCAGGACGCCTATCACTTGCTCGACCCACTGGTGGGCGGCGCGCTGGCCAGCGTGCTGTTCGGCGTGGCGCTGCTGGCGTCGGGGCAGAGTTCGACCTTCACCGGCACCATCGCCGGGCAAGTGATCATGGAAGGCTATCTGAACCTGCGGATCCCTTGCTGGCAGCGGCGCCTGATTACCCGTGGGCTGGCGCTGATCCCGGCATTCATCGGCGTGTGGCTGATGGGCGACGGCGCGGTGGGCAAGTTGCTGGTGCTGAGCCAGGTGGTGTTGAGCCTGCAATTGCCGTTTGCGCTGTATCCGCTGATTCGCATGACCAACGACAAACAACTGATGGGGCCGTTTGTGAATCGGTTGCCAACCAAGGTTCTCGCGTGGGGATTGTTTGTGCTGATCAGCGGGGCGAATGCGTGGTTGATCCTGCAATTGGCGGCGTAA
- a CDS encoding alpha/beta hydrolase — MLKVFALLTLLASTAVQAQTSLQTDLPLDYLAQVHPDAEQRPLVIFLHGYGSNEADLIGMKFQLPKQYNYLSVRAPMALGEGRFQWFRKKGEGAYNGETDDLKASSQKLRAFIAAAAQKYHAQPEKVYLIGFSQGAMMTYEVGLRQPAAVGGIAALSGRVLPVLKSELKSEQQHPPLDIFIGHGTADDRVPYSGGTEADALLQKLSYKPQFHAYPGVGHSISAAELRDLNDWLQQLNP, encoded by the coding sequence ATGTTGAAGGTGTTTGCGCTGTTGACGCTGCTCGCGTCCACTGCCGTTCAGGCTCAGACCTCGCTGCAAACCGATCTGCCGCTCGACTACCTGGCCCAGGTGCACCCGGACGCCGAACAGCGTCCGCTGGTGATTTTCCTGCATGGCTATGGCAGCAACGAAGCAGACTTGATCGGTATGAAATTTCAGCTGCCCAAGCAGTACAACTACCTGTCCGTGCGGGCACCGATGGCGTTGGGGGAAGGGCGTTTCCAGTGGTTTCGCAAGAAAGGTGAAGGTGCCTACAACGGCGAGACTGATGATCTGAAGGCCAGCAGCCAGAAACTGCGGGCCTTTATCGCCGCTGCGGCGCAGAAGTATCACGCGCAACCGGAGAAGGTATACCTGATCGGTTTCAGCCAGGGCGCGATGATGACCTACGAGGTCGGGTTGCGGCAGCCGGCGGCGGTGGGGGGCATTGCGGCGTTGAGCGGGCGGGTGTTGCCGGTGCTCAAGAGCGAGCTGAAGTCAGAGCAACAGCATCCGCCGCTGGACATCTTCATCGGCCACGGCACGGCGGATGACCGGGTGCCGTACAGCGGTGGCACCGAGGCCGATGCATTGTTGCAGAAGCTGTCGTACAAACCGCAATTTCATGCCTATCCCGGCGTCGGCCACAGCATCAGCGCGGCCGAGCTTCGGGATTTGAACGACTGGTTGCAGCAACTCAATCCCTGA
- a CDS encoding LysR family transcriptional regulator, translating to METLANLESFVRSAETGSFSAAARLLALTPAAVSRNVAILERNLGVRLFQRSTRKLSLTETGEGFLASIGGNLDALQAAIATVATERGEPAGVLKISLPPTFGIDHMLPLLPEFLARYPLIRPEWHFENRQVDLIAEGYDVAIGGGFELTPGVVARPLSSAEVLAVASPAYLAGRTLPQHPADLAEHQGIVMRGLRTGRLRQWQMHNEAGEQASALLNPSIVLNDPMAMRKAALLGLGVTMLVLPDVSAQIERGELVQLLPDWQCDAGAISLYYPSRTLLPAKTRVFIDFVVEAFGSLS from the coding sequence ATGGAAACCCTTGCCAATCTGGAATCTTTCGTCCGCAGCGCCGAGACCGGCAGCTTCTCCGCCGCCGCACGGTTGCTGGCGCTGACCCCGGCGGCGGTCAGTCGCAACGTGGCGATTCTTGAGCGTAATCTGGGCGTGCGGCTGTTCCAGCGCTCGACCCGCAAGCTGTCGCTGACCGAGACTGGTGAAGGTTTTCTGGCGAGTATCGGCGGCAACCTCGATGCCTTGCAGGCCGCGATTGCTACGGTGGCGACCGAGCGCGGCGAGCCGGCGGGTGTGCTCAAGATCAGCCTGCCGCCGACGTTCGGCATCGATCACATGCTGCCGCTGCTGCCGGAGTTTCTGGCGCGCTATCCGTTGATTCGCCCGGAATGGCACTTCGAAAATCGTCAGGTTGATTTGATCGCCGAGGGGTATGACGTGGCGATCGGCGGCGGATTCGAGCTGACGCCCGGCGTGGTCGCCCGGCCATTGTCGTCCGCCGAAGTACTGGCGGTGGCGTCGCCGGCGTATCTGGCGGGTCGCACTCTGCCGCAACATCCGGCGGATCTGGCCGAGCATCAGGGCATCGTCATGCGCGGCCTGCGCACCGGGCGCCTGCGCCAATGGCAGATGCACAACGAAGCCGGTGAACAGGCCAGCGCCCTGCTCAACCCGAGCATCGTGCTGAATGACCCGATGGCCATGCGCAAGGCCGCGCTGCTGGGCTTGGGCGTGACGATGCTGGTGCTGCCCGATGTCAGTGCGCAGATCGAACGCGGTGAATTGGTGCAGCTGTTGCCCGACTGGCAATGCGATGCCGGAGCGATTTCGCTGTACTACCCGAGCCGAACCTTGCTGCCGGCCAAGACCCGGGTGTTCATTGATTTTGTGGTCGAGGCGTTTGGCTCATTATCGTAA
- the ftrA gene encoding transcriptional regulator FtrA, which yields MPDSPGLVAILAYDGLCTFEFGIAVEIFGLARPEFDFPWYEHCIAAVDQGPMRAMGGIQVLADGGLELLADARTIIIPGWRDRNAPVPEVLLEALRDAHSRGARLLSICSGVFVLAASGLLDGHGATTHWRYTSELAERFPAIDVDPDVLYVDSGQLITSAGSAAGIDACLHLVARDFGTQIANAVARRLVMSPQRTGGQAQFIPTPVSPTPRSDLSRVMQWARERLHEPLEVRDLASEAAMSERTFLRKFTEASGQSPKAWLQHERLARARELLESTPQNTEQIALRCGYRSVESFRVAFRSVVGVPPSVYRERFGREIKACATDRCP from the coding sequence ATGCCTGATTCACCTGGATTGGTCGCGATTCTGGCCTACGATGGCCTCTGCACATTTGAATTCGGCATTGCCGTGGAGATTTTCGGCCTGGCCCGGCCGGAGTTCGACTTTCCGTGGTACGAGCACTGCATTGCGGCAGTCGATCAAGGCCCGATGCGCGCCATGGGCGGGATCCAGGTGCTGGCCGATGGCGGTCTTGAGCTGCTGGCGGATGCGCGCACCATCATCATTCCCGGCTGGCGCGACCGAAATGCACCGGTGCCGGAGGTCTTGCTTGAAGCATTGCGTGATGCCCATTCCCGCGGCGCCCGGTTGCTGTCGATCTGTTCGGGCGTGTTTGTACTGGCCGCCAGCGGCCTGCTCGACGGACACGGCGCGACCACCCACTGGCGCTACACCTCGGAGCTGGCCGAGCGCTTCCCGGCCATTGATGTCGATCCGGACGTGCTGTACGTCGATTCCGGCCAACTGATTACTTCGGCCGGCAGCGCAGCCGGGATCGATGCCTGCCTGCATCTGGTAGCGCGGGACTTCGGCACGCAGATCGCCAACGCGGTGGCGCGACGGTTGGTAATGTCGCCGCAGCGCACCGGCGGTCAAGCGCAGTTCATTCCGACACCGGTCAGCCCGACACCGCGCAGCGACCTGTCACGCGTGATGCAGTGGGCCCGCGAGCGCTTGCACGAACCGCTGGAAGTGCGCGATCTGGCCAGCGAAGCGGCGATGAGCGAACGCACCTTCCTGCGCAAATTCACGGAGGCCAGCGGCCAGTCCCCCAAAGCGTGGCTGCAACACGAGCGTCTGGCCCGAGCCCGGGAATTGCTGGAAAGCACGCCGCAGAACACCGAGCAGATCGCCCTGCGCTGTGGCTATCGTTCAGTGGAAAGCTTCCGTGTGGCATTTCGCAGCGTGGTCGGGGTGCCGCCGTCGGTGTATCGCGAGCGCTTTGGTCGTGAGATCAAGGCTTGCGCAACAGATAGGTGTCCATGA
- the cobF gene encoding precorrin-6A synthase (deacetylating) — MKRLLVIGIGAGNPDYITMQAVKALNRVDVFFLMDKGQSKDKLIELRREICERYITDRTYRFAEAHSPERERGEVDYSASVDDLNRAKQQTFERLINDELADGQCGGFLVWGDPALYDSTIRILQAILASGRCEFEFEVIPGITSVQALAAQHKVPLNSIGRSIEITTGRRLAAGQVSDTDSLVVMLDAEDSYHQVADQETEIYWGAYLGTPDEILIHGKLGDVADEVERVRKAARAEHGWIMDTYLLRKP; from the coding sequence ATGAAGCGATTGCTGGTGATCGGCATCGGTGCCGGCAACCCGGATTACATCACGATGCAGGCGGTGAAGGCGCTGAACCGGGTGGACGTGTTTTTCCTGATGGACAAGGGCCAGAGCAAGGACAAGCTGATCGAGCTGCGGCGGGAAATCTGCGAGCGCTACATCACCGATCGTACCTACCGCTTCGCCGAGGCCCACAGCCCGGAACGCGAGCGCGGCGAGGTGGACTACAGCGCCAGCGTCGATGATCTGAACCGCGCCAAGCAGCAAACCTTCGAACGCCTGATCAACGACGAATTGGCTGACGGGCAGTGCGGCGGCTTTCTGGTGTGGGGCGATCCGGCGTTGTACGACAGCACAATCCGTATCCTGCAGGCGATTCTGGCCTCGGGGCGATGCGAGTTTGAATTCGAAGTCATTCCCGGCATCACCAGCGTTCAGGCGCTGGCGGCGCAGCACAAGGTGCCGCTGAACAGCATCGGCCGCTCGATTGAAATCACCACCGGCCGACGCCTGGCGGCGGGGCAGGTAAGTGACACGGACAGCCTGGTGGTGATGCTCGACGCGGAAGATTCCTACCACCAAGTGGCAGATCAGGAGACAGAGATTTACTGGGGCGCCTACCTCGGCACGCCGGATGAAATCCTCATCCATGGCAAGCTCGGCGACGTTGCCGATGAGGTCGAGCGGGTACGCAAGGCTGCGCGGGCCGAGCATGGCTGGATCATGGACACCTATCTGTTGCGCAAGCCTTGA
- a CDS encoding ABC transporter substrate-binding protein, producing MKKLVMFGALALSMLSLTAVAEDAKPIRIGIEAGYPPFSMKTPDGKLAGFDVDIGDALCEQMKVKCTWVEQEFDGLIPALKVKKIDAILSSMTITDDRKKNVDFTIKYYHTPARFVMKAGSGVKDPLVELKGKKVGVLRASTHDRYATEVLVPAGIELVRYGSQQEANLDMVSGRIDAMLADSVNLSDGFLKTDAGKGFEFVGPTYEDAKYFGGGAGIAVRKGDTELAEKFNTAINEIRANGKYKQVQDKYFDFDVYGH from the coding sequence ATGAAAAAGCTGGTTATGTTCGGTGCCCTGGCACTGTCGATGTTGTCCCTGACCGCCGTGGCCGAAGACGCCAAGCCGATCCGTATCGGTATCGAAGCCGGTTACCCGCCATTCTCGATGAAAACCCCTGACGGCAAACTGGCCGGTTTCGACGTGGACATCGGCGATGCGCTGTGTGAGCAGATGAAAGTCAAATGCACCTGGGTCGAGCAAGAGTTCGACGGCCTGATCCCGGCGCTGAAAGTGAAGAAGATCGACGCGATCCTGTCCTCGATGACCATCACTGACGACCGCAAGAAAAACGTCGATTTCACCATCAAGTACTACCACACCCCGGCGCGCTTCGTGATGAAGGCAGGCTCCGGCGTGAAAGACCCGCTGGTCGAGCTCAAAGGCAAGAAAGTCGGCGTGCTGCGCGCCAGTACCCACGACCGCTATGCCACCGAAGTACTGGTGCCGGCCGGCATCGAGCTGGTGCGTTACGGCTCGCAGCAGGAGGCCAACCTGGACATGGTGTCCGGTCGTATCGACGCAATGCTGGCCGACTCGGTCAACCTGAGCGACGGCTTCCTGAAAACCGACGCCGGCAAAGGCTTCGAATTCGTCGGCCCGACCTACGAAGACGCCAAGTACTTCGGCGGCGGCGCCGGTATCGCCGTGCGTAAAGGCGATACCGAGCTGGCGGAAAAATTCAACACCGCCATCAACGAAATCCGCGCCAACGGCAAGTACAAGCAAGTGCAGGACAAGTACTTCGACTTTGACGTATACGGCCATTAA
- a CDS encoding MurR/RpiR family transcriptional regulator — translation MPPLRDLITDPGLDLTPSERKVVRALLDQYPRNGLGPMARLAEHAGVSDPTIVRLVKKLGFGGYAEFQDALLSDMDHRLRSPRTLLQPRSHQNKDDAWSHYLAHSHNLLAETQALTQPEDVRILADWLLDTRHQVYCFGGRFSSLMATYLLNHLRLLRPGCFALEDNAQLPDRLFDLQRQDVVLVFDYRRYQTQALRVASAAKNNNARVVLFTDIYASPLRELADMIISAPVESASPFDTMVPALAQVEALIACLTLRCPDLADRLEGIDALRNDFDTHLLEDK, via the coding sequence ATGCCCCCTCTCAGAGACCTGATCACCGACCCCGGCCTTGACCTGACGCCGTCGGAACGCAAAGTCGTTCGCGCCTTGCTCGATCAGTATCCACGCAACGGGCTTGGCCCGATGGCGCGCCTGGCCGAACATGCCGGCGTCAGCGATCCGACCATCGTGCGGCTGGTGAAAAAACTCGGCTTCGGTGGTTACGCCGAATTCCAGGACGCCCTGCTCAGCGACATGGACCATCGCCTGCGCTCGCCGCGCACTCTGTTGCAGCCGCGCTCGCATCAGAACAAGGACGATGCCTGGAGTCATTATCTGGCTCACAGCCACAACCTGCTGGCCGAGACCCAGGCCCTGACCCAGCCGGAAGATGTGCGAATTCTGGCCGACTGGCTGCTCGACACCCGCCATCAGGTCTACTGCTTCGGCGGACGCTTCAGCAGTTTGATGGCGACTTACCTGCTCAATCATTTGCGTCTGCTGCGCCCCGGTTGCTTTGCGCTGGAAGACAACGCGCAACTGCCCGACCGCCTGTTCGACCTGCAACGTCAGGACGTGGTGCTGGTGTTCGACTATCGCCGCTACCAGACCCAGGCCTTGCGCGTGGCGAGCGCGGCGAAGAACAACAACGCCCGCGTCGTGCTGTTCACCGACATCTATGCCTCGCCGCTGCGCGAACTGGCCGACATGATCATCAGCGCTCCGGTGGAGTCGGCCTCGCCGTTCGACACCATGGTCCCGGCGCTGGCCCAGGTCGAGGCATTGATTGCCTGCCTGACCCTGCGTTGCCCGGACCTGGCCGATCGCCTGGAAGGCATCGATGCCCTGCGCAACGACTTCGACACCCATTTGCTGGAGGATAAATAA
- a CDS encoding NADPH-dependent F420 reductase — MSTIGIIGAGAIGSAFAKALSRQGIPLVIANSRGPETLAELVAELGPTARAVTREEAAAQDIVLVAVNWSKLPTALAGLPDFGGRIVIDANNSIEAPSFKPVDLQGRPSSEVFAEWVPGARVVKAFNHLLARLLEADPASEGGKRVLFLSGDDAQAKAEVGALIDQLGFFGIDLGELSVGARLVQFPGGPLPVLNLVKFA, encoded by the coding sequence ATGAGCACTATCGGAATCATCGGCGCTGGCGCCATCGGTTCAGCGTTTGCCAAAGCCTTGTCGCGTCAGGGCATCCCGTTGGTCATCGCCAACAGTCGCGGGCCGGAGACCCTGGCTGAACTGGTCGCAGAACTCGGCCCGACCGCTCGCGCCGTTACCCGTGAAGAAGCCGCCGCCCAGGACATCGTGCTGGTCGCGGTGAACTGGTCGAAACTGCCAACCGCACTGGCCGGTCTGCCGGACTTCGGCGGGCGGATCGTCATCGACGCCAACAATTCGATTGAAGCGCCGTCGTTCAAACCGGTGGATTTGCAGGGGCGGCCGTCCAGCGAAGTGTTCGCCGAATGGGTGCCGGGGGCGCGGGTGGTCAAGGCGTTCAACCACTTGCTGGCGCGTTTGCTGGAAGCGGATCCGGCGTCGGAGGGGGGCAAGCGCGTGCTGTTCCTGTCCGGGGATGACGCTCAGGCCAAGGCTGAAGTGGGTGCGTTGATCGATCAGCTCGGTTTCTTCGGTATCGATCTGGGCGAGCTGAGCGTGGGTGCGCGACTGGTGCAATTCCCCGGCGGACCATTGCCGGTGCTGAATCTGGTGAAGTTCGCCTGA
- a CDS encoding histidine phosphatase family protein, whose protein sequence is MQTTRLTLICHARTVAQKLACFPTNEPVEETALASCSLASRFDTSFRLICGPELRTRQTAAWFGHETHIDQALRDCDWGGWQGQSIKALQQNEPEALQAWLEDPHAAPHGGESVAQLRERVAAWLVSLQTTPGHVVAVTHPFVIRAALMQVVQGEAFHSIDVEPLAAVDLRFAGRWRLRLSGMSVEGAEP, encoded by the coding sequence GTGCAGACCACCCGTTTGACATTGATCTGCCATGCCAGAACCGTCGCACAAAAATTGGCGTGTTTTCCTACGAACGAACCTGTTGAAGAAACGGCGCTGGCGTCCTGCTCGCTGGCTTCGCGTTTCGACACATCATTCCGTCTCATTTGCGGCCCGGAATTGCGTACCCGCCAGACGGCGGCGTGGTTTGGCCATGAAACGCACATCGATCAGGCTCTGCGTGATTGCGACTGGGGAGGCTGGCAAGGTCAGTCGATCAAGGCACTGCAACAGAACGAACCCGAGGCGTTGCAAGCCTGGCTCGAAGACCCACACGCCGCCCCCCATGGGGGTGAGTCGGTGGCGCAGTTGCGTGAGCGGGTCGCCGCGTGGCTGGTTTCACTGCAAACCACACCGGGACACGTGGTGGCGGTCACCCATCCGTTCGTGATTCGTGCTGCCTTGATGCAGGTCGTGCAGGGCGAGGCGTTTCACAGCATCGATGTCGAGCCGCTGGCGGCGGTCGATCTGCGGTTTGCCGGACGCTGGCGGCTACGCTTGTCCGGCATGAGTGTGGAAGGAGCAGAGCCATGA
- a CDS encoding isochorismatase family cysteine hydrolase, with translation MFSLPHRSPRDLPFVTDHTALLLVDMQRAWLEPQFDPHLEGPDAAYFLNRTRSQVVPNQVRLLNAFRDARQNVLHTLIESLTADGRDRSLDHKLSDMHLPKGSPQAQVIAELTPKENEIVLPKTSSGVFNSTNIDYVLRNLQTRHLIIAGIVTDQCVDMAVRDAADRGYLVTLVADACATYTEARHDACLNAIKGYCWITDTDTVLGRLQEMQP, from the coding sequence ATGTTCAGCCTTCCCCATCGCTCGCCGCGGGACCTGCCGTTTGTCACCGACCACACCGCTCTGTTGCTGGTGGACATGCAGCGCGCCTGGCTCGAGCCGCAGTTCGACCCGCACCTCGAAGGCCCGGATGCCGCGTACTTCCTCAACCGCACGCGCTCGCAAGTGGTGCCCAATCAGGTCCGATTGCTCAACGCCTTCCGCGACGCACGACAGAACGTGCTGCACACCCTGATCGAAAGCCTGACCGCCGACGGCCGCGATCGCTCGCTGGATCACAAGCTGTCGGACATGCACCTGCCCAAGGGCAGCCCGCAGGCCCAGGTCATCGCCGAATTGACCCCGAAAGAAAACGAAATCGTGCTGCCCAAGACCTCGTCCGGGGTCTTCAACTCGACCAACATCGACTACGTGCTGCGCAATCTGCAAACCCGTCACCTGATCATCGCCGGCATCGTCACCGACCAGTGCGTGGACATGGCCGTGCGCGACGCCGCCGATCGTGGCTACCTCGTCACCCTGGTGGCGGACGCCTGCGCGACGTACACCGAAGCACGCCACGACGCCTGCCTGAATGCGATCAAGGGCTACTGCTGGATCACCGACACCGACACCGTGCTCGGCCGGTTGCAGGAGATGCAGCCATGA